One genomic segment of Centropristis striata isolate RG_2023a ecotype Rhode Island chromosome 11, C.striata_1.0, whole genome shotgun sequence includes these proteins:
- the scg2b gene encoding secretogranin-2b — MLHFHHKLPAGEAVVLLAVLLHGCAVQAASLPRHYRLRGGESEGQPAAYPPSSDMIKALEYIENLKQRNGGRPEPVDYDEVEKFRVLLQLASQQDENPGDRQPAPSMQRQDITAEQLMKALLKSLQDRAGKEAKMSPVSAPRNDRRTHRHRTKETEAPESPPADYGNFPRPHKKYPLMFEDEENTDASKRATEDLDEQYTPQSLANLRSIFEELGRMPTLGGQKRDVFGDDDDEEEDGFSLRSQAYEDVAGGEEWVPVEEREETEEMVNGSHEEMDRALGEQEEAEREEMQRRANQEEGDDDTKLVDYYLLKVLEMTDQTQKRDKTGEQRKRLIRPSILDPRTVKELLQLSLKLHVPPQDLIDMLLTEELRKLHRDPQGSARYTTGQAPKIRYYSRRLPLKSKPVPDDMDSEDVLDIIGVETISNEYPVLQRPMKTSPSSDRIPVASNPVVNSGPVKIPPPSGRRENLFLSELNKMPLKRQSDVADDDDDGGDVEDEVTTYLAAKILTEYPNTVSKRDTQAQLKGQFPYELYERVMKDYLGQADTEKRPMAKRETEVATEEKVEPTEMQGKEEITAKTSAPQTVNEEEEHREKPVAGM; from the coding sequence ATGCTGCATTTCCACCACAAGTTGCCCGCGGGGGAAGCCGTGGTCCTGCTCGCCGTCCTCCTCCATGGATGCGCCGTGCAGGCTGCGTCTCTCCCCCGCCACTACAGGCTCCGGGGCGGGGAGAGTGAGGGACAGCCGGCTGCCTACCCGCCCAGCTCCGACATGATCAAAGCCCTGGAGTACATAGAGAACCTGAAGCAGAGGAACGGGGGCCGGCCTGAACCCGTGGATTACGACGAGGTGGAAAAGTTCAGGGTCCTGCTCCAGCTCGCCTCGCAGCAGGACGAGAATCCCGGGGACCGCCAGCCGGCTCCCAGCATGCAGAGGCAGGACATTACCGCTGAGCAGCTGATGAAAGCCCTGCTCAAGTCTCTGCAGGATCGGGCCGGAAAAGAAGCGAAGATGAGCCCCGTCTCTGCGCCCCGGAACGACCGCCGCACGCACAGGCACCGCACCAAAGAGACTGAAGCGCCCGAAAGCCCACCGGCAGACTACGGCAACTTCCCCAGACCCCACAAAAAATACCCGCTGATGTTTGAGGACGAGGAGAACACTGACGCGTCCAAGCGGGCCACGGAGGACCTGGATGAGCAGTACACACCCCAGAGCCTCGCCAATTTACGCTCCATCTTTGAAGAGCTTGGGAGGATGCCCACACTCGGTGGCCAGAAGAGAGACGTGTTCGGGGATGACGATGATGAGGAAGAGGACGGGTTCAGCCTGAGGAGCCAGGCCTATGAGGATGTGGCCGGAGGAGAGGAATGGGTCCCcgtggaggagagggaggagacggAGGAGATGGTCAACGGGAGCCACGAAGAAATGGACAGGGCGCTCGGTGAgcaggaggaagcagagagggaggagatgcAACGCCGGGCGAACCAAGAGGAGGGTGACGACGACACCAAGCTGGTAGACTACTACCTGTTGAAGGTCCTGGAGATGACCGATCAGACGCAGAAGAGGGACAAGACCGGAGAGCAGAGAAAGAGACTGATCCGCCCCTCCATCTTGGATCCTCGGACAGTGAAGGAGTTGCTGCAGCTGTCCCTGAAGCTCCACGTCCCCCCGCAGGACCTTATCGATATGCTGCTCACAGAGGAGCTCAGGAAGCTGCACCGCGACCCCCAAGGCTCAGCTCGCTACACCACCGGCCAGGCTCCTAAGATCAGGTACTACAGCCGCAGACTCCCTCTGAAGAGCAAGCCCGTCCCTGATGACATGGACAGCGAGGACGTTTTGGACATCATCGGCGTGGAGACGATCAGTAACGAGTATCCTGTGTTGCAGAGGCCCATGAAGACGTCTCCCTCCTCGGACAGAATCCCAGTGGCGTCCAATCCTGTTGTCAATTCAGGTCCAGTTAAAATCCCTCCTCCATCCGGGCGCAGAGAGAACCTCTTCTTATCCGAGCTCAACAAGATGCCCCTGAAACGCCAGTCTGATGTCgctgatgatgacgatgatggtGGCGACGTGGAAGACGAGGTGACGACCTACCTGGCGGCCAAAATCCTCACAGAGTACCCCAACACCGTCTCCAAGAGGGACACCCAGGCGCAGCTGAAGGGGCAGTTCCCCTACGAGCTGTACGAGCGCGTGATGAAGGACTACTTGGGGCAAGCGGACACTGAAAAAAGGCCAATGGCGAAGAGAGAAACCGAGGTGGCCACTGAGGAGAAAGTTGAGCCCACAGAGATGCAGGGGAAAGAGGAGATCACGGCCAAGACCTCGGCTCCACAGACCGTgaatgaagaggaggagcaccgTGAAAAACCAGTGGCTGGGATGTAG